cttttatttttccagaatccttttttcaatttctttttagcatattcgttaaaaaaaaaaaaagctaaataatcttacatttataaaattatattaccagaaataaatattacatcATGTGAATCAAATCCATGGggacaattaaatttttaataacagAATTAATAATTGTAGTTGACTTTGGTTATAaagtattaatataaaaatatgcttATCGACACTATTCGTAATGGTTTCACATCAATTAGTAATGTTACAAAAGTTTGATTAATTTATGAATGTAGTATTTAGAATTGAAAACTGAAGTTTCGAGAGAGAAAGTAATAAGGTAGTTGATTGTTTGACAAAAACATCAATCAAGAAGATAAATCAACTAGTTATTCTCATGGAATCACCACAGTGTAATTTAAGGCTACTAGAGAAAGATGTTCATATTTCCTTACATGAAGAGGTCTCTGTTtttgtaccaaaaaaataaaaagttttggaagTAGAATGGAAATCAGTTGATTTGCCAACAGCAATAGCATGGGATATCGGCCTAATGTTTTATTTAGGCTAATATAGTTTCATTTCTCCTTATAAAAAGCCCAAACACGGCACGGGATATGGGCCTAAATATTCCTAGTTTTATGATTTTGGGCCCCAAAACAAGTTTTGTTTTTACAGTTTGGTCCATTCTTAAATGTCTGCGCTGAACCGTAGTAATGAAACGTTCGAAACCTCTAAAATGAAAGAAACGTGCGAAACCCGTGGGATTGTGTGAGTCGGGCGCCGCGTTGACCGATTCCCCTGCACTATTCGGTCggatttacaatttattatttaataaaataacagaattaaaaaatttctgTTTATACcaacaatttattatttaagagTTTCGGATATTGTTAATGATAGgatttgtataaataaaatttatctttactGCATAATAAGTACTAGTTTCTTCTGTAAATTATTTGTAtgtaatttatgtgttttgtatttaattatttttaaatcattaattgtaataattaacataaaataatatttttaattattgactgcaattaaaatttattaatttattaatttaaatattataataattttaacatataattaaaatgtttttaccatattcaacatataatatagctttattttatgtaattgatACAAATTGacattattcaaaacaaaatttaatgatgttaattaagtaatagttaaaattctatttaaatgataattctattttaaaattaatacaattttaaattaataattataaattaaatcataagtatttaaatatataattatcacaatttctattaaattgtatatattttaaatatattataattatcatAACTTCTATTTCAgttcaatttttcttaattaatatttttaaattaaatattataattattattcaacataaattaaatattatcacaacttttaaaagatattatcgttaattcaaaagtttttttaaaaattgtgttcttttaccaataatattatattgtagATATAGATGGatatgtttctttatttttaattttattaaaataaaaaataaaaaaaatgattttaatatcatttagatattcttattaattaaattcgggtaattaataatatatatcacTCTGGAGTTTTATAGACCACGTGTAACGTTTATTTTAAGGGTAAGAGTAGCGGATTACAAACTCCAACAGTATGGCAAAAATTTTGTAAGGAAGGATATTTCCCACATCGTGGTGCTTCCCAATTGGTAATTTGCAACGCTTTActtaaattaagaaataatcaGGTGCATCACACCCCACGATAGTCAAATCAACGTACACTtaatatgaacatgaaatactactatataattatcatttcttGAGGGGGTCTGTAATAGGGTTTAATGGTGAGCTTCGTCTctcctttttttgtttctcttcctCTTTTACAGCCGCCGGAAAAAGCTCTCTgctttataatttgttttaagcGAAGAACCTCTCGACATATTAGAACCGGCACTGAATTATAGACTGACtcgattttcttttataattatggAAGCAACGGTGATTAGTTGCTCGGAATTGAGAATCGAAGCTGAGACTGAGGAGTGTTCGGATCTTGGGAACTTTTCATCGGCTTCAGGTTCTACTAGTGTTGGCCTGTCTAAGAGAAGGATCGTATTCCATCCAGCGAGGAAGCCCCTTAATGGGTTTAATGATTGTGCGGATGAGGATTTTAAAATCGAGACTCTAAACCCTGGGCCGGATCCGATGCGGGTAAATGGGGTGCGGTCGGCTCAAGTGGGTGCTACAGGATGGAAGGTTGACGCATCTGATATTTGGGAGAACGGGTTGGATCCAGTTCTCAGTTTGAGGACTACTTTTCGCAAAATTGTAAGCATTTCCTTTAATGTATCTCGGTAGTTTTTTATGGGATTTCTCCCTTATATTTAAACTTTCTCAAACTTTGTGTTCTGTTTAGTTTTAGGTTAGTTTTGTTTATTGTTCGCTTAATCTTTAGGATCTATGGTCAAATTTCTGTTGGATGTCTCCAGGAATGGTTAAATTGCGTCACTTCATTGAGCTTGCTTTTATACTTTTTTCACTTACGTGGAGATTGATATGGTATTTCCTAAGTTTGAGCTTTGTTGGTTTCTTTCCACAATAATATGAAGTGTCTTGAATCAAAGTTTCCTGgttgtttctattgaaatttgTCCTAATGTCgcaattgttttatttgttaTCACTGGCAATGGTAATTAAAGTGGATTCTACAATTAACCAGAAACTATCATGGCATGAAATATTTACAGGGTGCTGGTTTGGAGAATCTTGGGAACACTTGTTTTCTTAATTCAGTATTGCAATGCCTGACGTACACAGAGCCTTTAGTAGCTTACCTACAAAGTGGCAAGCATCAAAATTCTTGTGAGTGAAACTGTCCTCTTTTCTGTCTAGTACTACATTTGATAGATATTTTATTCTATTGTGTGCATTAAGTTACCTatgatgttttgatataagtACAAGCTCAGCTTCACATGTTATCTTCTTATGTTTCATCTCTGATGGCCTTATTTGAATTGGTTTGTGAAGGCCACATTGCTGGATTTTGTGCCTTATGTGCTATTCAGAAACATGTTAGCCGTGCTCTAAAATCAACTGGGAGGATATTGGCGCCAAATGATCTTGTCTCAAACCTGCGATGTATCCTTTTAAATAACTTGTTATTTGTTTGATGCGGGTTACATATTTCTGTATTAGTCTTAAGCAAATTGATGTTAGTCAGTGGAATGCTGTTAGCTATATATTTCTAAAGATCATCTGAGGgaattatttctttctttagttTCCTGGACTTGTGATTCTTGACTTCATGCTTAGGCATATCTAGAAACTTCCGAAATTCTAGACAGGAAGATGCACATGAGTACATGGTAAACCTGCTGGAATCCATGCACAAGTGCTGCTTACCTTCAGGAGTACCAAGTGAATCTCCTAGGGCTTATGAGAAGAGTTTGGTGCACAAGATCTTTGGTGGTCGCCTTCGCAGTCAGGTATAGTTTTTCTTTCTGGATTATGATATGAACAACTGAATGTTAAACAGCTTTGCTAGATTTCGACAGTTAACGATTTCTGAATGTGTTGCAACTAATCATTGAATATGCATGTACTCATTCAAGTTGTTGTTTAAACTTCTTATAAATGGCGATCCTCTATGGTATTCAGTGGTTTCTTGTTACATCATCAGGTGAAATGCTTGCAATGTTCTTACTGCTCCAACACGTTTGATCCCTTCCTTGATTTAAGTCTTGAAATAGTTAAGGCAGATTCCTTGCTTAAAGCACTTAAAAACTTCACTACTGCGGAGCTCTTAGATGGAGGGGAGAGGCAATATCAATGCCTGCGCTGCAAGCAGAAAGTTAGGGCTATCAAACAGCTCACAGTTTACAATGCACCGCATGTACTTACAATCCATCTAAAGAGATTTCAAGCACATAATTTGGGGCAAAAGATTGACAGGAAAGTTGAATTTGGTCCGACCATAGACATGAAGCCTTTTGTCAGTGGTTCCAATGTGAGTACACTTCTTTTACATGATGTAACTTTTCTGAAGTGAGTTTATTAAGCCATTCACGTAGTAACACAAAATATGTTCGCacaaaaataaggcaatatcaTTGAAGTATCTTTTCTCATATGACTTTTAAGGGGCAGTGATACTAGGAAGAagtatatttttcatttactttttgttctgttatttatttatttataatcatgAATATGTCCAGCATTCTGCTGTGAGAAACTATACTTGTAATCATCTTGTTAAAAACTTTTACATCATGCTTGATATTATGACTAGTTGAAAAGTTAAGTTTGTTGGCTTTGCAGGAAGGATATTTGAAGTACACTCTTTATGGCGTTCTGGTTCATCGCGGATGGAGCACACATTCTGGCCACTATTACTGTTTTGTCCGCACATCAAGTGGCATGTGGTACACCCTTGATGACAACAGGGTACTTGAAACAACTTTGTCCTTGGAtttttcttatctatttgaattttggtagGGATCATCAGTGAGGGCATTATTCCCCACTTATTTGGAAGGGCATCCTTCTCTTTCTTCAATATCCACTAAAACTGGGGAAAGGATCAAGATGCTGAACCTATTTTAACCCTGTTGTTTTTGCAAGATTTAGAAGCACATTGTTATCATTGAAACTTGTGGCTTACTATGCTGTTTGCAAGCCGCAAGAGATGTTCATTATTGGAACTTGAGGACCACATATAATTTATGCAAACATGGCTCCTATGATATATTCATTCCATCACATTTTAAGGAATGAAGAGAAATCAAGGGTGGGGGATGTGAAActgtttttgtttcttatcCTATTATTTAGAAGTTTCTTATTTGATGCTTCGTTATGGATCCTGGAAATGAACCTTCCTTCTGTTTGCATGCAACAGGTTTTCCAGGTCAGTGAGAAGACTGTTTTGGAGCAGAAGGCTTACATGTTGTTTTACGTCCGTGACAGAAGAAATACTGCTACAAAAAATTCTGTTGATATTCTTCAGAGAGATAATGTAAAAGCAAGTGTGGATGGGAAGTCTATTTTTAATCAGAATCCTGGGGAACATGTGCAAACTGTTCCAATTCAGAACAAGTTATCTGCTGCTGTGCCTCAGAAGGATATCATTAATGGTGGCTTATCAAAGGGGACAATCATGAAGGAAGTGCCATCCCAGCAAAACAATGTGCAACTAATGGAAGAAGGGTTAGTGCTGAAAAAGGAGGCCATTTTGCCCTCTTTTGATGTGCCATTATTGAAGGACCCATCAAAAGCATCTGCTTCAAACCTGATTCATGGTGAAAACTTGCAACCATCAGCAGGTTCTGTGGTTGGCAATGTTGCAAGTTCTAATATTGAAAATCCTACTGTTAGTACTGGTGCCAAAGATAGTTACTGCAATGAGAGTGGAAACTGCAAAAGGGAATTTGGAGTCCCAGAGATGGTACCACTGAATTGTGGTGGTCTTCTGAAGTCGTGCACTGATAAGATTGTAACTAAAGAGACATTGCAGAAGGTATATGCATGTTTCTTTCCCTACATAAGCTTTGTCTCCCTTCATGGGCTGTATTTACTcctatttctaattttaaatctGTCTATGCCTCCAGATTAATCTTGCTTCAAACATTGAGGTTTCAAACACTGTCACATTGGATGATTCAATCGATAAAGCAGTGAAGAAAGCTCCTGGTGAAGCATCTAAGAATGTTCATGCGATTAGGTCTCCAAATAAGCCACATTGTGACAGTAATAAGGTGATTATATATATCATCTTCCATATCTAACACCAGTAATGCTATTTTAGTATGTGTACAATGAATTATGATTTCTTTGGccgaaaaaaaaatgatttctttATCATTGCATTTCCAGATTGGAGATGTTTCCTACCACAGTAGTAGGGGTAAGTCATTGAATGAGAAAGGTGATGATAATAGCCAAAAAACCATTTCCAGATCACCTTCGAGCATGCCAAATGGATCACTGGAGACTGAAGATCCTGAATATGCACCCTGtagaaaatcaaagaagaagCATCTGAAGCGTAAGCCTAAAAATATGCCTCTTggcttaaaatcaaaatttttcatgGCTTCTCTACTCATGCATGGCAAGAAGAAACGTAAAAGGAGCAAGGAAAAGGATTGTTGTTCATTAGACCTGGGGCCGTCTACATGTGAGAAATTCAGCACAATCACATTAGGTTCGGTTCATGGGAGGAAAAGGACAGCTGATGATACTACTCAGAAAAATGGTGACAATAGTGCCAGTTCCTTGATGAATACCGTAGATGTAGCATCTAAAGAGAGGATTTGTGAGAATGGTACTGTTCTTGCTACTGATCAACATGTAGGCAGCAGTTCTGGCTCAGTCTCAGAAGCAAACCGGCATAACTCAAGAGAAACTGATTCTTTGAAACATCACAAAACAGGTGCATCTCCTCATAGGCATGTGCTTACCCAATGTCTAGGGGAGGCAGTTGGTGCGTATTTATCTTAAATATCTATTTCATTTCCTTGTTTGCATCTTGGTTATGAATTACTTCTCATTTATATGTACATTAACTGATGAATTTTCCTTTGACTTGCCGTGTATTTCTTTGGCCTGTTTTGCTTGGTGCAGTTCCTAGATGGGATGATATAGGCTTAACCTCACCCATGCAGACTGCAGAATCAAATGGTATGGATGATCTTGAAATTGGATATGTACCGGATGAATGGTGAGTCAAAAGATAGATGCATTCTTTCTTGTCCTTGGGTTGCCACATCTTTAGCTGCTGCTTTTGTAATAcctggaaaaaaatatttgcttatgATTTTCCTCATAGGATGCTTGTGAATGAAGATATAGCTTTGACtggttttgaagattttaaatctCTGATAAtgcttggtttaatattttaacaggGATGAGGAGTATGACCGTGGTAAGAGGAAGAAGATAAGACAAAATAAGCATCAGTTTGGTGGTCCAAATCCTTTCCAACAAGTTGCCACCAAGAAAACACAGTTAAAGAAGGACAAATGGGACCGTTCTAGCTCTGGAAACCGACCATTCAGGATATGAAGGACTAAAACCATATCAAAATTGGAACAATTTTTGACCTGTCTGTATGctgttatttaatattatatattgtaaTTGTTGCTGTCTTGTTAGCAGGAGCTAAATTGTATCATGTAAATCTGGAGAGTGTTGAGAGTGGAGAACAAAGAAAGAACATTCAAACAATTAAGcttttatgttttccttttttggaATTTCTTCAGTAGGGATAAAGAAACATGCCATTTTTATTGAAGGGTATTGCAATCGGGGAGGTTAATCTCCAGTTAACAAAAGATTAGGGCATCTCTTTAACGTACATCTACCTGGTAAGTGGTAAGTGAGCAAGGTGGACCAACTGTTTTTCTATAACCGCGGGGTTTTGAGTTTGATCTTCAATATAGTCCATACGGAAGAGAAGAGGGTCATCAACAACTTTACTTTTTGATGCGTGGCGGTGATGATTATTATGTAGTATAAATTATCACGAGTTGTTTCTCATTCTTGTTGCCATCATTGTTAGCAGTGGCAGCGGCAGCGGCAGTGCCCCCAAAAGCTTCACTTTGCTTCTTTCCTACATAAATTTTTGGTGACAATCCATCATGCCTCTTCAACCCGTTACTTCACTTTTGGTATGCATTTTCGTTTAACATAAAAAGGGAAATTGTTTCATCCTTGtaagaaaatataagaaaacaaaatcctaTATGAATGTAGAGGGAAGGTTACTTTTCATTAACCTTAAAAAGTGTTCTTAAAATACTTATTTCTAAAAAGCATCGCCTTTGTATAGAATATTTGATGGTCTTGACTCCTAAATTTTCCTAATTGAACTAAAATATGgcaacataaacaaaaatttaaactagaaaaattataatatttattttggatgaACATAGTTtgaagaatatgtttggtatcaTGTGTTTCCACCACtaatgttgttattattattatttcccataaaattattaaaaacatgtcGGTTGATGTTTTATTACTCAACTTCCTCAATCAATGCAACTCATCAAGATTGCAGCAGCTTCCTTTGTTTCCCCtttagcctttttttttctccatttcccCTCATTTTCAATTTCGTTTAAAAGTAGGGCATGTGCATCAACTATTACTAACTCTTTGCAACTTGATTGTTTTCCTTTATTACCATCCATCAATTTgtaaatcctaaaataatttaatatcttaaGCTTAAGAATAAATCGAACCGAGAGctcattaaaaaaatactatttttgtaaatcacatataaatatcaatttaattgcaattttatctataaaatcTAGGTTggagataatttttttattttactatcaacTAGTAATAGGGGATAATGATTGTGATTATAATGGTAGTAACCATAATGATCCATCCACAAGCACTCAAAAAGTACACAAAGcaagttggaaaaaaattagGAGAGTGAAAGTGGGGTCAAAATTGATGAAAACCCATCTTGGAGGAGCCCCTAAATTGAAATCATAAGAACAACTTTTGGTggacttaattataaaaagaaaaacaatattttatattaatctttattttaaaatgaaatatcgattttgttaaacataattatagggacacaaataaaaaaattaaatgcatatttaaataaaattagatactACAAATATAAGAccatacaaaataacaaaagttttacttttttattagtttagcCTTTTCTTTTGAATACATGTTTGAATAAAGTCTACAGTTACCTAACTTTTGAAGATAAAAAGAAGATTTTGAAGACTGTCGTTTTACTGTTAATTTCCCTCCCATGAGTATGGCATAACGCATGGCTGATCATTGATTTTCACAACTCACCATCAAACTACTGGAGAACCTGACCAATTGCTTCTTTAAATGGGTGTCATCcctataatatttaatattactGTATCGGCAGTAAACGTATCATCTATCCAAATCCATatcagaaagaaaaagagaaagcaaATTTGTAAAgaggtttgatttttttttttcttatgaaaagaAAACATGTCCCAGAAAAAAAGTCCGTTGGTCTTTTTATAAATGGTagcaagaaaaaaagagaaaagatgaTTTAACACTCAATGAGGAATTATTGAATATCCACCAACAATAATCCTTTGATAAATTCACCCACCTATATTTTTCTGTAAATATATTTGcattaacttcttcttttttcatttatgaAGCTCAAGTTTTGAGCTTTTGACAGTTCTAAACCGCCATCTCTCCCTTTCTCAAATCCTTCTCTCtcctttcaaaattcaaaaccctGTTATTGGTTTCCTCCTGAGTTTGTCGTATTTACACTTAttagtattaatattattttcaggGAAAAAGGAAGTTTGTAATAACTGAGACCAAACTTTGTAATAACTGAGACCAAACTGCTTCACTTTGGTTGTTTTGTTGGGTTTGGTAGACTTGCAAAACCAGACAAGGTAAGCTTACATTCTCTCTTGAGACACCCAAATCTTCataatgtaatttatttatgaaaattatcatttattctTTCAAGACCACTATTAACTTTGTTGGTTTCTTATAGGCACttttttttgggattttttggTCATCACGAGAACCCCTTGCAAGTCTGCACCATTTCTAGCCAAATAATCACCTCGTATTTGAAACCCCATAACACTGCTCACAACTTGGTTCTTATTGGCGGTATTGGCTTCACTGGACATTCACAGAAGTTGGAAAGTGTTGTCTTTGGGTTGACTCAGAACTCGTTATTGTATGGAGCTAGTGAGTTGAAGTTCAACAATAGAGGCTTGAGTTGGTTGAAGCTTGAAGTTGGTGCGTTTCTTTCTTATTGTTtcttaaaattgtttttgaagattttggctCAAATGGGTTTTGGTTTCTTGGGTTCTATACTAATCCTATCACTCTTCTTCAAGCATTTTACCTGCCAACTGCCCAATACAGATGAGTATTATGTCTCtgatttcttgaagaagatgagctCAAACTCTTCTTTATCCTACTTCTCTGATTCTGGTTGTTCATGGAAAGGGGTGCACTGTGATACCAAGAAGGAGAGTGTTCTTGGTTTAAAGGCTTCAGGTTTAGGCCTTTCTGGTTTAATTCCTGATACCACCATCGGTAAGCTGATCCAGCTTCAGTCTTTGGATCTTAGCAATAACAAAATCACTGCTTTGCCTTCAGACTTATGGAGTTTAGGCTCACTTAAGAGTCTTAATCTCTCCTCTAATCAGATTTCTGGGTTTCTGCCTAACAATATTGGCAACTTTGGTCAGCTTGAAGTCATTGATCTTTCTGGCAATAATTTCACTGGGGAAATTCCCACAGCTATAAGCTCCCTAGCTAGTTTACGAGTGCTTAAGCTTGCTGGAAATGGATTTGAATGGAGAATTCCAACAGGGATTCTAAGTTGCCGGTCTTTGGTTTCGCTCGACCTCTCGTTAAATCGTCTAAATGGTTCCTTGCCAGATGGTTTTGGTGCAGCTTTTCCTATGCTCAGAACTTTAAACCTTGCCAGAAATGAAATTAACGGCCATGTCATGGATTTTGCAGAAATGAAGTCTCTTACTAGCCTTAACATTTCAGGGAACTTGTTTAAGGGTTCAGTTATGGGTGTCTTTCAAGGGCAACTGGAGGTGATTGACCTTAGCAAGAACCAGTTTCAAGGTCACATTTCTCAGGTACAATTCACTTCTACTTGCAAGTGGTCTCATTTGGTTTATCTGGACTTGTCTGAAAACCAGCTTAGTGGAGAAATTTTCCTAAATCTGAGTCAAGCTAGAAACCTTAAACATCTTAGTCTTGCATGCAATAGATTTGCTAGACAGAAATTTCCCGGAATTAAAATGCTTTTGGGATTAGAGCATCTCAATTTGTCTAAAACCAGCCTCATTGGTCATATTCCTGATGAAATTTTACGACTCAGTAATTTACAAGCACTTGATGTTTCATCAAACCATCTCACTGGCCATATTCCATCATTGTCTCACAAAAGCCTCAAAATAATTGATGTTTCACACAACAATTTGAGTGGAGAAATTCCCATTTCTCTCTTAGAAAAACTCACAGGGATGGAAAGGTACAACTTCTCTTACAACAACTTGACCCTTTGTGATTCAGGGCTTTCTCCTGAGACCTTGGAAACAGCATTTTATGGCTCATTAAACAGCTGTCCCATAGCTGCAAATCCAatctttttcaaaagaaaagccAATAGACATAGGGGGTATACACTTGCCTTAGCTTTAACCTTCTCTATGGTGTTCTTGCTCGCTGGCTTGCTGTTCCTAGCCTTCGGTTGCAAAAGGAAGTCCAGGACATGGGTAGTTAAGCAACCCTCATATAAAGAGGAACAGAATATTTCAGGTCCCTTTTCTTTCCAAACTGATTCAACCACTTGGGTGGCTGATGTTAAGCAGGCAACTTTAGTCCCTGTAGTGATTTTTGAGAAACCACTATTAAATATCTCATTTGCAGACCTCTTGTCTGCAACTTCAAATTTTGATCGAGACACTCTACTAGCTGAAGGAAAATTTGGACCTGTTTATAGAGGATTTCTGCCTGGTGGAATTCATGTAGCTGTTAAAGTTTTGGTTCATGGATCAACGTTGACGGACCAAGAAGCTGCTAGAGAGCTTGAGTACCTTGGTCGAATCAAGCACCCCAATCTTGTTCCATTAACAGGATATTGCTTGGCCGGGGATCAAAGGATTGCTATTTATGATTACATGGAAAATGGGAACTTGCAGAATTTGCTACATGACTTGCCACTTGGTGTTCAAGCAACAGAGGACTGGAGCACTGATACCTGGGAAGAAGACAACAATGGGATACAAAATGTTGGCTCTGAAGGGTTGTTAACAACATGGGCGTTTCGACACAAAATATCCCTTGGCACTGCAAGAGCATTAGCATTTCTTCATCATGGCTGCTCACCTCCAATAATCCATAGAGATGTTAAAGCTAGTAGTGTTTATCTTGACTTAAATTTGGAGCCTAGATTATCCGACTTTGGATTGGCCAAGATTTTTGGAACTGGTCTAGAGGATGAAATCGCCCGTGGATCACCTGGATATGTACCACCAGAATTTTCTCAGCTCGAATGTGATGCCCCCACACCAAAATCTGATGTATATTGCTTTGGTGTTGTTTTGTTTGAGCTGATCACGGGGAAAAAGCCAATTGGAGACAATTATCCAGAAGAGCAAGATGCAAATTTAGTGAGTTGGGTACGAGGATTGGTGAGAAGGAATCAAGGATTACAAGCTATTGATCCTAAAATTCGTGATACAGGTCCAGATTACCAAATGGAGGAGGCCCTCAAGATTGGATATCTGTGCACAGCGGATCTTCCTACCAAGCGACCAAGCATGCAACAGATTGTTGGTCTGCTCAAGGATATTGAACCAAGGGCTTCTCAATGAGAAACAATGACTATAAGTTGCctccttttttttgttctttttccttctaaatttgtttgtttttgtacCATGAGTTTTTTACCTTATGCCACCATAGGAGAGGGTGTACAGTAATTCTTATGTCTTGGACTAATATCTTTCTTCACCTTTCAATTGTTGGCATCATAGTATAATTTAACGAGTTTGATCCTTGAAGATTGAATCACTTTCCGTTGTTGGCACTCATTTTGCTTTTATCTTCATACAAACAAGCAAATTGATTGTGCATTTGTGTTATAAAACCAGTAAATGTAATGGAGTCTCGACTGTATGCTACTGCTTGCATTCTTTACAggttacttttatttttggtgaTGGACCACTGCTTCACCCTCAATGGAGGACATACTGTGCGGCTACATGAAGGAAGGAAAATGTGAGTTGTGCTTGTCAAATATTCAATCTGGTTAATGATATTTGTTCcatgataagaaaattttatagcTCAATACCAAGTATATTAAGActttaaaatagatattaataCATTGCAGAATAAAGGTGGCAGTGATGGAGAAAGATTCCCACCAAAAGTTATAAGACATGTACACTTGAACTGCTAATCATGTAAGATCATATACTTGTTAATACACTTTTTCAAATGCTTAAGAATTTACTACCACACTAGATATCATCATGAGGCACTTATATTAACACCCCATAATGTTTTGGGTCATGTCAAATCATATAGtctagataatttttttaaataggtaGCTTAATTGGGTTGGTTGCCTGGCATCTTTTGTGACTTTGACTTTCAGCATGTGAAAGGTGgaaattgcaaaagaaaaacacccatcttatgtatttaaaaattgagacaCGTTCCAGGAAAACCTAAGGAGGAAGCTTGTAAGCAATGTAAAAGTtaagggaagaaaaagaaaatattgaccTAAAGTCCAAAATTGGAGATAGCAAATTTCTACCAATGGGCCATATAGGCTATAGCATCATGGGTTGGTGTAGAAAAAAGCTGTCCTTGGTTAGCATGCTGGAATTTTCCACACTCACTTGGACATATAGCATCATAGGAGATTGGTATGAAGATTTGGCTCcaaattttatgcatcagttgGTTGATGTAATGATTGTGAACAAAATTCATGATCATCATGTGGACTAAAGGGATGTGCTTGTTTCCAGATTATTTTACCTGGACAAACA
This sequence is a window from Gossypium raimondii isolate GPD5lz chromosome 5, ASM2569854v1, whole genome shotgun sequence. Protein-coding genes within it:
- the LOC105769579 gene encoding ubiquitin carboxyl-terminal hydrolase 23 isoform X2 produces the protein MEATVISCSELRIEAETEECSDLGNFSSASGSTSVGLSKRRIVFHPARKPLNGFNDCADEDFKIETLNPGPDPMRVNGVRSAQVGATGWKVDASDIWENGLDPVLSLRTTFRKIGAGLENLGNTCFLNSVLQCLTYTEPLVAYLQSGKHQNSCHIAGFCALCAIQKHVSRALKSTGRILAPNDLVSNLRCISRNFRNSRQEDAHEYMVNLLESMHKCCLPSGVPSESPRAYEKSLVHKIFGGRLRSQVKCLQCSYCSNTFDPFLDLSLEIVKADSLLKALKNFTTAELLDGGERQYQCLRCKQKVRAIKQLTVYNAPHVLTIHLKRFQAHNLGQKIDRKVEFGPTIDMKPFVSGSNEGYLKYTLYGVLVHRGWSTHSGHYYCFVRTSSGMWYTLDDNRVFQVSEKTVLEQKAYMLFYVRDRRNTATKNSVDILQRDNVKASVDGKSIFNQNPGEHVQTVPIQNKLSAAVPQKDIINGGLSKGTIMKEVPSQQNNVQLMEEGLVLKKEAILPSFDVPLLKDPSKASASNLIHGENLQPSAGSVVGNVASSNIENPTVSTGAKDSYCNESGNCKREFGVPEMVPLNCGGLLKSCTDKIVTKETLQKINLASNIEVSNTVTLDDSIDKAVKKAPGEASKNVHAIRSPNKPHCDSNKIGDVSYHSSRGKSLNEKGDDNSQKTISRSPSSMPNGSLETEDPEYAPCRKSKKKHLKRKPKNMPLGLKSKFFMASLLMHGKKKRKRSKEKDCCSLDLGPSTCEKFSTITLGSVHGRKRTADDTTQKNGDNSASSLMNTVDVASKERICENGTVLATDQHVGSSSGSVSEANRHNSRETDSLKHHKTVPRWDDIGLTSPMQTAESNGMDDLEIGYVPDEWDEEYDRGKRKKIRQNKHQFGGPNPFQQVATKKTQLKKDKWDRSSSGNRPFRI
- the LOC105769579 gene encoding ubiquitin carboxyl-terminal hydrolase 23 isoform X1, encoding MEATVISCSELRIEAETEECSDLGNFSSASGSTSVGLSKRRIVFHPARKPLNGFNDCADEDFKIETLNPGPDPMRVNGVRSAQVGATGWKVDASDIWENGLDPVLSLRTTFRKIGAGLENLGNTCFLNSVLQCLTYTEPLVAYLQSGKHQNSCHIAGFCALCAIQKHVSRALKSTGRILAPNDLVSNLRCISRNFRNSRQEDAHEYMVNLLESMHKCCLPSGVPSESPRAYEKSLVHKIFGGRLRSQVKCLQCSYCSNTFDPFLDLSLEIVKADSLLKALKNFTTAELLDGGERQYQCLRCKQKVRAIKQLTVYNAPHVLTIHLKRFQAHNLGQKIDRKVEFGPTIDMKPFVSGSNEGYLKYTLYGVLVHRGWSTHSGHYYCFVRTSSGMWYTLDDNRVFQVSEKTVLEQKAYMLFYVRDRRNTATKNSVDILQRDNVKASVDGKSIFNQNPGEHVQTVPIQNKLSAAVPQKDIINGGLSKGTIMKEVPSQQNNVQLMEEGLVLKKEAILPSFDVPLLKDPSKASASNLIHGENLQPSAGSVVGNVASSNIENPTVSTGAKDSYCNESGNCKREFGVPEMVPLNCGGLLKSCTDKIVTKETLQKINLASNIEVSNTVTLDDSIDKAVKKAPGEASKNVHAIRSPNKPHCDSNKIGDVSYHSSRGKSLNEKGDDNSQKTISRSPSSMPNGSLETEDPEYAPCRKSKKKHLKRKPKNMPLGLKSKFFMASLLMHGKKKRKRSKEKDCCSLDLGPSTCEKFSTITLGSVHGRKRTADDTTQKNGDNSASSLMNTVDVASKERICENGTVLATDQHVGSSSGSVSEANRHNSRETDSLKHHKTGASPHRHVLTQCLGEAVVPRWDDIGLTSPMQTAESNGMDDLEIGYVPDEWDEEYDRGKRKKIRQNKHQFGGPNPFQQVATKKTQLKKDKWDRSSSGNRPFRI